From the genome of Vicia villosa cultivar HV-30 ecotype Madison, WI linkage group LG2, Vvil1.0, whole genome shotgun sequence, one region includes:
- the LOC131650951 gene encoding uncharacterized protein LOC131650951, with product MEERVEVTFNEDGQPIGPSDKQGINEDVENDDINDEIQEDDVDSEIQVDDVDDEFQEDGVGDEFQEDDTNLDDEFQEDIDLDDEFQENDIDGEFREEDVDEEFLEEDMCDEFQKDDVGDEFEEEKLK from the exons ATGGAAGAGCGAGTAGAAGTGACCTTTAATGAAGATGGTCAACCAATTGGTCCTAGTGATAAA CAAGGTATCAATGAAGATGTAGAAAATGATGATATCAATGATGAAATTCAAGAGGACGACGTAGATAGTGAAATTCAAGTGGACGACGTAGATGACGAATTTCAAGAGGACGGTGTAGGTGACGAATTTCAAGAGGACGACACAAATCTAGATGATGAATTTCAAGAGGACATAGATCTAGATGATGAATTTCAAGAGAACGATATAGATGGTGAATTTCGAGAGGAAGACGTAGATGAAGAATTCTTGGAAGAAGACATGTGTGATGAATTTCAAAAAGACGATGTGGGTGATGAATTCGAAGAAGAAAAACTTAAATGA
- the LOC131647734 gene encoding protein SRG1-like yields the protein MEEKKNYSGTSLLVPSVQELAKDNISAVPPRYIQSQLEELVNNKSDSILEIPVIDMKKLLSLEFGSEELTKLHLACKDWGFFQLVNHDVSSSLVEKVKLEIQEFFNLPMLEKKNFWQTEQHMEGFGQAFVVSEEQKLDWADIFYMTTLPKHSRMPHLFPQLPLPIRDTFELYSIEMKKLSMIIVEYMGKALKMDEKEMNIIFEDGIQSMRINYYPPCPQPEKVIGLTPHSDASGLTILLQLNDVQGLQVRKDGMWVPVKPIPNAFIVNIGDMLEIVTNGIYRSIEHRATVNSAKERLSIATFCTTRHNGEIGPAGSFITEETPARFKTIGLQEYLRNVFARKLDGKSYLDAMRT from the exons ATGGAAGAGAAAAAGAATTACTCTGGTACTTCTCTTCTTGTGCCATCGGTTCAAGAGTTAGCCAAGGATAATATTTCAGCAGTTCCACCAAGATATATTCAATCTCAACTTGAAGAATTAGTCAACAATAAAAGTGATAGTATTCTTGAAATTCCAGTTATTGATATGAAGAAATTGCTTTCTTTAGAATTTGGGAGTGAAGAATTGACTAAGCTTCACCTTGCTTGCAAAGATTGGGGATTCTTTCAg TTGGTGAATCATGATGTTAGTTCTTCCTTGGTGGAGAAAGTAAAGTTGGAGATTCAAGAGTTTTTCAACCTTCCAATGTTAGAGAAGAAAAATTTTTGGCAAACTGAACAACATATGGAAGGATTTGGACAAGCATTTGTTGTGAGTGAAGAGCAAAAGCTTGATTGGGCTGATATATTTTACATGACCACACTTCCTAAACACTCTAGAATGCCACACTTGTTTCCACAACTTCCACTTCCTATCAG AGATACTTTTGAGCTTTACTCCATAGAAATGAAGAAGCTGTCCATGATAATTGTTGAATATATGGGAAAAGCTTTGAAAATGGATGAAAAAGAAATGAATATCATATTTGAAGATGGGATACAATCCATGAGGATAAATTATTACCCTCCATGTCCTCAACCAGAAAAGGTTATCGGGCTAACACCACATTCAGATGCATCAGGACTCACAATCCTCTTACAACTCAATGATGTCCAAGGGCTCCAAGTAAGAAAAGATGGCATGTGGGTCCCAGTTAAACCCATTCCTAATGCCTTCATTGTCAATATTGGAGACATGCTTGAG ATTGTAACAAATGGGATATACCGAAGTATTGAACATAGAGCAACTGTGAACTCTGCAAAAGAAAGACTATCAATTGCAACATTTTGTACAACAAGACACAACGGAGAGATAGGTCCTGCAGGAAGCTTCATCACCGAAGAAACACCAGCACGGTTCAAAACAATTGGACTGCAAGAATACTTAAGGAATGTTTTTGCTCGTAAACTTGATGGCAAGTCTTACCTAGATGCTATGAGAACATAG